The Diospyros lotus cultivar Yz01 chromosome 15, ASM1463336v1, whole genome shotgun sequence genome has a window encoding:
- the LOC127792265 gene encoding UBP1-associated proteins 1A-like: MVKKGKAKKKKLQKYQAPIPTKDTAMPIQSDSDADDDSPSGETKLEKIQKLLEPYTKYQRINFLVGAVVPNAFLFTCFRDAADRDISRRKLVVYGLVWVTTRETLVSAFESYGEIEDCKVIFDRVMGKTKGYSFVQFKTRREAAKALKQPRKMIRNLMSRMADLVTSKEGTLPMIGAPFASDLKNLGQQKYEKAGNLVESHLEDKVSFMGGSNDRTLVSHMYQQRNRREEARGRIGYWERGKVTKTVEG, encoded by the coding sequence ATGGTGAAGAAGGGGAAGgctaagaagaagaagcttcagaAATACCAAGCTCCAATCCCAACCAAAGACACCGCGATGCCAATTCAGTCCGATTCAGATGCCGACGATGATTCCCCCTCCGGTGAGACCAAGCTCGAGAAGATCCAGAAACTTCTCGAGCCCTACACCAAGTACCAGCGTATTAACTTCCTTGTCGGCGCCGTCGTGCCCAACGCTTTCCTATTCACTTGCTTCCGCGATGCCGCGGATCGCGACATATCACGTCGCAAGCTCGTCGTCTACGGCCTCGTGTGGGTCACGACTCGAGAAACCTTAGTCTCTGCCTTCGAGTCATACGGCGAGATTGAGGACTGCAAAGTCATCTTCGACCGGGTCATGGGCAAGACCAAGGGCTACAGCTTCGTCCAGTTCAAGACGAGACGGGAAGCGGCCAAGGCATTGAAGCAGCCGAGGAAGATGATCAGGAATCTGATGTCAAGGATGGCGGATCTGGTAACGTCCAAGGAGGGCACCTTACCGATGATTGGGGCGCCATTTGCTTCTGATCTTAAAAATCTGGGCCAGCAAAAATATGAGAAAGCTGGTAATTTGGTGGAGtctcaccttgaggacaaggtgagttTCATGGGCGGAAGTAATGATAGGACCCTTGTTAGTCACATGTACCAGCAAAGAAATAGGAGGGAAGAAGCAAGGGGCAGAATAGGATATTGGGAGAGGGGGAAAGTGACAAAAACAGTTGAAGGGTAA